The following are encoded in a window of Nitrospiraceae bacterium genomic DNA:
- a CDS encoding dipeptide ABC transporter ATP-binding protein, translating into MTESTTSLLQVTGLKKYFPVRSGLFSRVSAWVQAVDDVTFHLKQGETLGLVGESGCGKTTVGRSILRLMEPTAGEVMFEGKNVLTLTPRELRKTRRRMQIIFQDPYSSLNPRMTIGAIVAEPLKIHDIAKGQDLQDQVNQLFIRVGLRPEHQSRYPHEFSGGQRQRVGIARALALNPKFIVCDEAVSALDVSIQAQILNLLRDLQQEFHLSYLFITHDLNVVQYLADRIAVMYVGKFAEVAPAEDLFATPKHPYTQALLSANPVPDPTAPPKRIILPGDVPSPLHPPAGCRFHPRCPEVMDVCKTVEPKLTQIGPPEKGHQVWCHLYS; encoded by the coding sequence ATGACTGAATCTACAACATCCCTACTTCAAGTCACAGGATTGAAGAAATATTTCCCCGTTCGGAGCGGGCTCTTTTCCCGTGTGTCGGCATGGGTCCAGGCGGTCGATGATGTCACCTTCCATCTGAAACAGGGAGAAACGTTGGGCCTGGTCGGGGAGTCGGGGTGCGGCAAAACCACGGTGGGACGAAGTATTCTCCGTCTCATGGAGCCGACCGCAGGGGAGGTAATGTTCGAGGGGAAAAACGTGTTGACCCTCACCCCCCGGGAGTTACGGAAGACCCGCCGACGGATGCAAATCATTTTTCAGGACCCGTACAGCTCACTCAATCCCCGCATGACCATCGGAGCCATTGTGGCGGAGCCGCTCAAAATTCACGACATCGCCAAAGGCCAGGATTTGCAGGATCAAGTGAATCAGTTGTTTATTCGTGTGGGGTTGCGGCCGGAGCATCAGTCACGGTATCCGCATGAATTCTCAGGCGGCCAACGCCAGCGGGTCGGCATTGCGCGTGCCCTTGCGCTCAATCCAAAATTCATCGTCTGCGATGAAGCGGTATCAGCACTGGATGTCTCCATTCAAGCGCAAATCCTGAACCTGCTTCGCGATCTCCAGCAGGAATTTCACCTCTCCTATTTGTTCATCACGCATGATCTCAATGTGGTGCAGTATCTCGCCGACCGGATCGCGGTCATGTATGTGGGCAAGTTCGCGGAGGTTGCCCCTGCGGAAGATCTCTTTGCCACTCCCAAACATCCCTACACCCAGGCATTGCTCTCCGCCAATCCGGTTCCCGATCCGACAGCCCCACCCAAACGCATTATCCTTCCCGGCGATGTCCCGTCCCCCTTACATCCTCCCGCCGGCTGCCGGTTCCATCCCCGCTGCCCAGAAGTGATGGATGTCTGCAAAACAGTGGAGCCGAAATTGACGCAAATCGGTCCTCCCGAAAAAGGCCACCAGGTCTGGTGCCATTTGTATTCTTAA